The Strix aluco isolate bStrAlu1 chromosome 19, bStrAlu1.hap1, whole genome shotgun sequence genome contains a region encoding:
- the FAM222B gene encoding protein FAM222B isoform X3 has protein sequence MLYVTVISQKNCTPKENHSGDTTQKMRSAQYPTPAELDAYAKKVANNPLTIKIFPNSVKVPQRKHIRRTVNGLDTSGQRYSPYPSQATTKTGLLAIVKSPAKGIIKDFDGTRTRLLPEAMMNPPSTPYVAPSTLTHPQALARQQALQHAQTLPHPQSIPQPQTLQHPQGIPQPQSLPHPQGIPQPQTLPHPQNMQQPQGLQHPQTMAHQTLQHPPNPLLQPGLHGSRKMPDADAPPNVTVSTSTIPLSMAATLQQNQPPDLSSIVHQINQFCQARAGISTTSVCEGQIANPSPISRNLLINASTRVSTHNVPTPMPSCVVNPVDHAAAAIPPASVNVPMVNINRVPPAYQNEIKSVAWNQHQLAHLQQMCGDAAGPAGLAGKHPQREIAGQSFPGKTSNYPQELCMGQSFSLKPPIEKPTPSPPVNGLQGPLPYTNGHYFQPIWNNILPTPNSDSSGSQDLAMPFHGGQPAGAPLDCAGGTHYRAGAGPSSQNNVMQTMDYLSGDFQQSCFRDQSMAVLGKVHRPPMNRAPEPTDSRNLHIQHPGYR, from the coding sequence gggacactacACAGAAAATGAGATCTGCACAGTATCCTACCCCAGCAGAATTGGATGCTTATGCTAAGAAGGTCGCCAACAATCCACTGACTATAAAAATTTTTCCAAACAGTGTCAAGGTTCCCCAGAGGAAACACATACGCCGTACTGTGAACGGACTTGATACTTCAGGCCAGAGGTACAGTCCCTACCCGTCTCAGGCCACCACGAAAACAGGCCTCCTGGCGATAGTCAAATCTCCAGCAAAAGGAATTATCAAAGACTTTGACGGGACACGCACGCGTCTGCTGCCGGAAGCGATGATGAATCCCCCTTCCACCCCGTACGTTGCACCTAGCACTTTAACCCACCCCCAGGCGCTTGCTCGCCAGCAGGCTCTCCAGCATGCACAGACTTTGCCGCACCCCCAGAGTATACCGCAGCCACAGACTTTGCAGCACCCTCAGGGTATACCACAGCCACAAAGCTTACCGCACCCTCAGGGGATACCGCAGCCGCAGACGCTGCCGCACCCTCAGAATATGCAGCAGCCGCAGGGCTTGCAGCATCCTCAGACCATGGCACACCAGACTCTGCAGCACCCCCCGAATCCTTTGCTGCAGCCAGGTTTACATGGAAGCAGAAAGATGCCGGATGCAGATGCGCCGCCGAATGTGACCGTGTCTACCTCAACCATTCCCCTCTCTATGGCTGCCACCCTGCAGCAGAACCAGCCACCGGACCTGAGCAGCATTGTGCACCAGATTAACCAGTTCTGCCAGGCCAGAGCTGGCATTAGCACTACCTCAGTCTGTGAGGGACAGATTGCAAACCCCAGCCCTATAAGTCGCAACCTGCTTATCAATGCAAGTACCAGGGTATCTACTCACAATGTCCCTACACCCATGCCTTCCTGTGTAGTAAACCCTGTAgatcatgctgctgctgctattccTCCTGCCTCTGTTAATGTGCCCATGGTGAATATTAACAGGGTGCCGCCCGCCTACCAGAACGAAATCAAATCGGTTGCGTGGAACCAGCACCAGCTTGCACATCTGCAGCAAATGtgtggggatgctgctgggccTGCTGGACTCGCAGGGAAGCACCCTCAGAGAGAGATCGCGGGGCAGAGTTTTCCTGGCAAAACTTCAAACTACCCTCAAGAACTGTGCATGGGCCAGTCGTTCAGCTTGAAGCCCCCGATCGAGAAGCCTACGCCTTCTCCACCTGTGAACGGGTTGCAGGGACCCTTGCCATACACCAATGGGCACTATTTCCAGCCCATCTGGAATAACATTCTGCCCACACCCAACAGTGACAGCTCTGGGTCCCAGGACCTCGCCATGCCTTTCCACGGGGGACAGCCAGCAGGAGCGCCGCTAGATTGTGCAGGGGGAACTCATTACAGAGCTGGAGCTGGCCCATCCAGCCAGAATAATGTGATGCAGACCATGGATTACCTAAGCGGGGACTTCCAGCAGTCCTGCTTCAGAGATCAGAGCATGGCTGTGTTGGGAAAAGTCCATCGGCCTCCCATGAACCGAGCACCTGAACCAACCGATAGTCGAAATCTTCATATTCAACACCCAGGGTATAGATAG
- the FAM222B gene encoding protein FAM222B isoform X2, protein MLACLPGPGDLSFQLLSYTQMNTGLQKWDTTQKMRSAQYPTPAELDAYAKKVANNPLTIKIFPNSVKVPQRKHIRRTVNGLDTSGQRYSPYPSQATTKTGLLAIVKSPAKGIIKDFDGTRTRLLPEAMMNPPSTPYVAPSTLTHPQALARQQALQHAQTLPHPQSIPQPQTLQHPQGIPQPQSLPHPQGIPQPQTLPHPQNMQQPQGLQHPQTMAHQTLQHPPNPLLQPGLHGSRKMPDADAPPNVTVSTSTIPLSMAATLQQNQPPDLSSIVHQINQFCQARAGISTTSVCEGQIANPSPISRNLLINASTRVSTHNVPTPMPSCVVNPVDHAAAAIPPASVNVPMVNINRVPPAYQNEIKSVAWNQHQLAHLQQMCGDAAGPAGLAGKHPQREIAGQSFPGKTSNYPQELCMGQSFSLKPPIEKPTPSPPVNGLQGPLPYTNGHYFQPIWNNILPTPNSDSSGSQDLAMPFHGGQPAGAPLDCAGGTHYRAGAGPSSQNNVMQTMDYLSGDFQQSCFRDQSMAVLGKVHRPPMNRAPEPTDSRNLHIQHPGYR, encoded by the exons ATGCTGGCCTGTCTGCCAGGACCAGGTGACCTCTCCTTTCAGCTTCTTTCTTACACGCAGATGAACACTGGACTTCAGAAAT gggacactacACAGAAAATGAGATCTGCACAGTATCCTACCCCAGCAGAATTGGATGCTTATGCTAAGAAGGTCGCCAACAATCCACTGACTATAAAAATTTTTCCAAACAGTGTCAAGGTTCCCCAGAGGAAACACATACGCCGTACTGTGAACGGACTTGATACTTCAGGCCAGAGGTACAGTCCCTACCCGTCTCAGGCCACCACGAAAACAGGCCTCCTGGCGATAGTCAAATCTCCAGCAAAAGGAATTATCAAAGACTTTGACGGGACACGCACGCGTCTGCTGCCGGAAGCGATGATGAATCCCCCTTCCACCCCGTACGTTGCACCTAGCACTTTAACCCACCCCCAGGCGCTTGCTCGCCAGCAGGCTCTCCAGCATGCACAGACTTTGCCGCACCCCCAGAGTATACCGCAGCCACAGACTTTGCAGCACCCTCAGGGTATACCACAGCCACAAAGCTTACCGCACCCTCAGGGGATACCGCAGCCGCAGACGCTGCCGCACCCTCAGAATATGCAGCAGCCGCAGGGCTTGCAGCATCCTCAGACCATGGCACACCAGACTCTGCAGCACCCCCCGAATCCTTTGCTGCAGCCAGGTTTACATGGAAGCAGAAAGATGCCGGATGCAGATGCGCCGCCGAATGTGACCGTGTCTACCTCAACCATTCCCCTCTCTATGGCTGCCACCCTGCAGCAGAACCAGCCACCGGACCTGAGCAGCATTGTGCACCAGATTAACCAGTTCTGCCAGGCCAGAGCTGGCATTAGCACTACCTCAGTCTGTGAGGGACAGATTGCAAACCCCAGCCCTATAAGTCGCAACCTGCTTATCAATGCAAGTACCAGGGTATCTACTCACAATGTCCCTACACCCATGCCTTCCTGTGTAGTAAACCCTGTAgatcatgctgctgctgctattccTCCTGCCTCTGTTAATGTGCCCATGGTGAATATTAACAGGGTGCCGCCCGCCTACCAGAACGAAATCAAATCGGTTGCGTGGAACCAGCACCAGCTTGCACATCTGCAGCAAATGtgtggggatgctgctgggccTGCTGGACTCGCAGGGAAGCACCCTCAGAGAGAGATCGCGGGGCAGAGTTTTCCTGGCAAAACTTCAAACTACCCTCAAGAACTGTGCATGGGCCAGTCGTTCAGCTTGAAGCCCCCGATCGAGAAGCCTACGCCTTCTCCACCTGTGAACGGGTTGCAGGGACCCTTGCCATACACCAATGGGCACTATTTCCAGCCCATCTGGAATAACATTCTGCCCACACCCAACAGTGACAGCTCTGGGTCCCAGGACCTCGCCATGCCTTTCCACGGGGGACAGCCAGCAGGAGCGCCGCTAGATTGTGCAGGGGGAACTCATTACAGAGCTGGAGCTGGCCCATCCAGCCAGAATAATGTGATGCAGACCATGGATTACCTAAGCGGGGACTTCCAGCAGTCCTGCTTCAGAGATCAGAGCATGGCTGTGTTGGGAAAAGTCCATCGGCCTCCCATGAACCGAGCACCTGAACCAACCGATAGTCGAAATCTTCATATTCAACACCCAGGGTATAGATAG
- the FAM222B gene encoding protein FAM222B isoform X4 — MRSAQYPTPAELDAYAKKVANNPLTIKIFPNSVKVPQRKHIRRTVNGLDTSGQRYSPYPSQATTKTGLLAIVKSPAKGIIKDFDGTRTRLLPEAMMNPPSTPYVAPSTLTHPQALARQQALQHAQTLPHPQSIPQPQTLQHPQGIPQPQSLPHPQGIPQPQTLPHPQNMQQPQGLQHPQTMAHQTLQHPPNPLLQPGLHGSRKMPDADAPPNVTVSTSTIPLSMAATLQQNQPPDLSSIVHQINQFCQARAGISTTSVCEGQIANPSPISRNLLINASTRVSTHNVPTPMPSCVVNPVDHAAAAIPPASVNVPMVNINRVPPAYQNEIKSVAWNQHQLAHLQQMCGDAAGPAGLAGKHPQREIAGQSFPGKTSNYPQELCMGQSFSLKPPIEKPTPSPPVNGLQGPLPYTNGHYFQPIWNNILPTPNSDSSGSQDLAMPFHGGQPAGAPLDCAGGTHYRAGAGPSSQNNVMQTMDYLSGDFQQSCFRDQSMAVLGKVHRPPMNRAPEPTDSRNLHIQHPGYR; from the coding sequence ATGAGATCTGCACAGTATCCTACCCCAGCAGAATTGGATGCTTATGCTAAGAAGGTCGCCAACAATCCACTGACTATAAAAATTTTTCCAAACAGTGTCAAGGTTCCCCAGAGGAAACACATACGCCGTACTGTGAACGGACTTGATACTTCAGGCCAGAGGTACAGTCCCTACCCGTCTCAGGCCACCACGAAAACAGGCCTCCTGGCGATAGTCAAATCTCCAGCAAAAGGAATTATCAAAGACTTTGACGGGACACGCACGCGTCTGCTGCCGGAAGCGATGATGAATCCCCCTTCCACCCCGTACGTTGCACCTAGCACTTTAACCCACCCCCAGGCGCTTGCTCGCCAGCAGGCTCTCCAGCATGCACAGACTTTGCCGCACCCCCAGAGTATACCGCAGCCACAGACTTTGCAGCACCCTCAGGGTATACCACAGCCACAAAGCTTACCGCACCCTCAGGGGATACCGCAGCCGCAGACGCTGCCGCACCCTCAGAATATGCAGCAGCCGCAGGGCTTGCAGCATCCTCAGACCATGGCACACCAGACTCTGCAGCACCCCCCGAATCCTTTGCTGCAGCCAGGTTTACATGGAAGCAGAAAGATGCCGGATGCAGATGCGCCGCCGAATGTGACCGTGTCTACCTCAACCATTCCCCTCTCTATGGCTGCCACCCTGCAGCAGAACCAGCCACCGGACCTGAGCAGCATTGTGCACCAGATTAACCAGTTCTGCCAGGCCAGAGCTGGCATTAGCACTACCTCAGTCTGTGAGGGACAGATTGCAAACCCCAGCCCTATAAGTCGCAACCTGCTTATCAATGCAAGTACCAGGGTATCTACTCACAATGTCCCTACACCCATGCCTTCCTGTGTAGTAAACCCTGTAgatcatgctgctgctgctattccTCCTGCCTCTGTTAATGTGCCCATGGTGAATATTAACAGGGTGCCGCCCGCCTACCAGAACGAAATCAAATCGGTTGCGTGGAACCAGCACCAGCTTGCACATCTGCAGCAAATGtgtggggatgctgctgggccTGCTGGACTCGCAGGGAAGCACCCTCAGAGAGAGATCGCGGGGCAGAGTTTTCCTGGCAAAACTTCAAACTACCCTCAAGAACTGTGCATGGGCCAGTCGTTCAGCTTGAAGCCCCCGATCGAGAAGCCTACGCCTTCTCCACCTGTGAACGGGTTGCAGGGACCCTTGCCATACACCAATGGGCACTATTTCCAGCCCATCTGGAATAACATTCTGCCCACACCCAACAGTGACAGCTCTGGGTCCCAGGACCTCGCCATGCCTTTCCACGGGGGACAGCCAGCAGGAGCGCCGCTAGATTGTGCAGGGGGAACTCATTACAGAGCTGGAGCTGGCCCATCCAGCCAGAATAATGTGATGCAGACCATGGATTACCTAAGCGGGGACTTCCAGCAGTCCTGCTTCAGAGATCAGAGCATGGCTGTGTTGGGAAAAGTCCATCGGCCTCCCATGAACCGAGCACCTGAACCAACCGATAGTCGAAATCTTCATATTCAACACCCAGGGTATAGATAG
- the FAM222B gene encoding protein FAM222B isoform X1: MKLLSVLDSAIEVKLPALMCLVFSMLYVTVISQKNCTPKENHSGDTTQKMRSAQYPTPAELDAYAKKVANNPLTIKIFPNSVKVPQRKHIRRTVNGLDTSGQRYSPYPSQATTKTGLLAIVKSPAKGIIKDFDGTRTRLLPEAMMNPPSTPYVAPSTLTHPQALARQQALQHAQTLPHPQSIPQPQTLQHPQGIPQPQSLPHPQGIPQPQTLPHPQNMQQPQGLQHPQTMAHQTLQHPPNPLLQPGLHGSRKMPDADAPPNVTVSTSTIPLSMAATLQQNQPPDLSSIVHQINQFCQARAGISTTSVCEGQIANPSPISRNLLINASTRVSTHNVPTPMPSCVVNPVDHAAAAIPPASVNVPMVNINRVPPAYQNEIKSVAWNQHQLAHLQQMCGDAAGPAGLAGKHPQREIAGQSFPGKTSNYPQELCMGQSFSLKPPIEKPTPSPPVNGLQGPLPYTNGHYFQPIWNNILPTPNSDSSGSQDLAMPFHGGQPAGAPLDCAGGTHYRAGAGPSSQNNVMQTMDYLSGDFQQSCFRDQSMAVLGKVHRPPMNRAPEPTDSRNLHIQHPGYR; the protein is encoded by the coding sequence gggacactacACAGAAAATGAGATCTGCACAGTATCCTACCCCAGCAGAATTGGATGCTTATGCTAAGAAGGTCGCCAACAATCCACTGACTATAAAAATTTTTCCAAACAGTGTCAAGGTTCCCCAGAGGAAACACATACGCCGTACTGTGAACGGACTTGATACTTCAGGCCAGAGGTACAGTCCCTACCCGTCTCAGGCCACCACGAAAACAGGCCTCCTGGCGATAGTCAAATCTCCAGCAAAAGGAATTATCAAAGACTTTGACGGGACACGCACGCGTCTGCTGCCGGAAGCGATGATGAATCCCCCTTCCACCCCGTACGTTGCACCTAGCACTTTAACCCACCCCCAGGCGCTTGCTCGCCAGCAGGCTCTCCAGCATGCACAGACTTTGCCGCACCCCCAGAGTATACCGCAGCCACAGACTTTGCAGCACCCTCAGGGTATACCACAGCCACAAAGCTTACCGCACCCTCAGGGGATACCGCAGCCGCAGACGCTGCCGCACCCTCAGAATATGCAGCAGCCGCAGGGCTTGCAGCATCCTCAGACCATGGCACACCAGACTCTGCAGCACCCCCCGAATCCTTTGCTGCAGCCAGGTTTACATGGAAGCAGAAAGATGCCGGATGCAGATGCGCCGCCGAATGTGACCGTGTCTACCTCAACCATTCCCCTCTCTATGGCTGCCACCCTGCAGCAGAACCAGCCACCGGACCTGAGCAGCATTGTGCACCAGATTAACCAGTTCTGCCAGGCCAGAGCTGGCATTAGCACTACCTCAGTCTGTGAGGGACAGATTGCAAACCCCAGCCCTATAAGTCGCAACCTGCTTATCAATGCAAGTACCAGGGTATCTACTCACAATGTCCCTACACCCATGCCTTCCTGTGTAGTAAACCCTGTAgatcatgctgctgctgctattccTCCTGCCTCTGTTAATGTGCCCATGGTGAATATTAACAGGGTGCCGCCCGCCTACCAGAACGAAATCAAATCGGTTGCGTGGAACCAGCACCAGCTTGCACATCTGCAGCAAATGtgtggggatgctgctgggccTGCTGGACTCGCAGGGAAGCACCCTCAGAGAGAGATCGCGGGGCAGAGTTTTCCTGGCAAAACTTCAAACTACCCTCAAGAACTGTGCATGGGCCAGTCGTTCAGCTTGAAGCCCCCGATCGAGAAGCCTACGCCTTCTCCACCTGTGAACGGGTTGCAGGGACCCTTGCCATACACCAATGGGCACTATTTCCAGCCCATCTGGAATAACATTCTGCCCACACCCAACAGTGACAGCTCTGGGTCCCAGGACCTCGCCATGCCTTTCCACGGGGGACAGCCAGCAGGAGCGCCGCTAGATTGTGCAGGGGGAACTCATTACAGAGCTGGAGCTGGCCCATCCAGCCAGAATAATGTGATGCAGACCATGGATTACCTAAGCGGGGACTTCCAGCAGTCCTGCTTCAGAGATCAGAGCATGGCTGTGTTGGGAAAAGTCCATCGGCCTCCCATGAACCGAGCACCTGAACCAACCGATAGTCGAAATCTTCATATTCAACACCCAGGGTATAGATAG